A window of the Branchiostoma lanceolatum isolate klBraLanc5 chromosome 13, klBraLanc5.hap2, whole genome shotgun sequence genome harbors these coding sequences:
- the LOC136446691 gene encoding beta-galactosidase-like: MAATTVKMFVALSLVVLVLLGARADGRSFSIDYDNNTFLKDGEPFRYISGSIHYSRVPRSYWQDRLTKMYAAGLNAIQVYVPWNLHEPKPGKYDFTGNNDIEAFLKMAHDTGLLVILRPGPYICAEWDMGGLPSWLMKDNSSIVLRSSDPAYLGPVDTYMAQLLPRIKPLLYNNGGPVITVQVENEYGSFYTCDYDYLRHLRELFLQLLGPDVILFTTDGWWDGVLKCGTIDGLYTTVDFGPGTDIAGAFHGQRKHQPKGPLVNSEYYTGWLDHWGQPHAHTDKDKVATYLEKMLQMNASVNMYMFEGGTNFGYMNGANGPFKPQPTSYDYDAPLTEAGDPTNKLTTISNVIAKFRQLPPGPVPPATPKAAYGKVQMTFEATVLDKLSDLSPDGPIRADHPITMENMQQSYGFMLYRTTLPTAAKGVKLSVPGIRDRGFVMLDQTPAGILSRNGPMDLNITVQAGQVLDIVVENQGRINFGRYINDSKGIIANVTLGNDTLRSWDIYSLSIDGALPTMFSQPSNPAVNINDGLPALSPALQQDIEGIDGELTNQEKRSAQPQRSRAGQMVPSFYTGKFSIQDTPQDTFLNMKGWTKGQAFVNGFNLGRYWPVEGPQITLYVPASVLKSDNNITLFELEASPCGTSQSDVDCTVEFQDRPIINATVSRRRGEKHDSATIGSAPSEIDAFTAVVSFVSGVVFSVAYPISTVLNIIFS; the protein is encoded by the exons ATGGCTGCAACTACTGTGAAGATGTTTGTTGCTTTGTCCTTGGTTGTGCTCGTTTTGCTG GGTGCGAGAGCAGACGGTCGCAGCTTCAGCATCGACTACGACAACAACACGTTCCTGAAGGATGGCGAGCCGTTTCGCTATATCTCCGGCAGCATCCATTATTCCCGCGTCCCGCGCAGCTACTGGCAGGACAGACTCACGAAGATGTACGCTGCCGGGCTCAACGCCATCCAGGT ATACGTACCCTGGAATCTCCACGAGCCAAAGCCAGGGAAGTACGACTTCACGGGAAACAACGATATCGAGGCGTTCCTGAAAATGGCGCACGACACGGGCCTCCTGGTCATCCTGCGGCCTGGACCGTACATCTGCGCAGAATGGGACATG GGAGGTCTTCCATCTTGGCTGATGAAGGACAACTCCTCTATCGTACTGAGGTCATCAGATCCTG CCTACCTAGGTCCAGTGGACACGTACATGGCCCAGCTCCTCCCCAGGATAAAACCTCTCCTGTATAACAATGGCGGACCTGTCATCACTGTACAG GTAGAGAACGAGTATGGCAGTTTTTACACCTGTGACTACGACTACTTGCGGCACCTGCGGGAGTTGTTCTTACAGCTGCTGGGACCGGATGTGATCCTGTTCACCACGGATGGCTGGTGGGACGGTGTCCTGAAGTGTGGGACCATAGATGGACTCTACACTACTGTGGACTTTGGACCAG GTACAGACATTGCTGGGGCCTTCCATGGGCAGAGGAAACATCAACCCAAAGGCCCACTG GTGAACTCGGAGTACTATACAGGCTGGTTGGACCACTGGGGCCAGCCTCATGCGCACACAGACAAGGACAAGGTTGCTACGTATCTAGAGAAGATGCTACAAATGAACGCCAGTGTTAACAT GTACATGTTTGAAGGAGGCACCAATTTTGGCTACATGAATG GGGCAAACGGCCCCTTTAAGCCGCAACCTACCAGTTACGATTACGACGCGCCGCTAACCGAGGCAGGCGACCCAACCAACAAGCTTACCACTATCTCCAATGTCATTGCCAAG TTCCGTCAGCTGCCGCCAGGGCCGGTACCCCCTGCCACCCCCAAGGCAGCTTATGGGAAAGTCCAGATGACATTT GAGGCTACAGTGCTGGACAAGTTGTCAGACCTTTCTCCAGATGGACCAATCAGAGCAGACCATCCCATCACCATGGAGAACATGCAACAG agcTATGGGTTCATGCTATACAGGACCACCCTGCCTACTGCTGCTAAAGGAGTCAAGCTGTCCGTACCAGGCATCAGGGACAGGGGCTTCGTCATGCTGGACCAG ACCCCTGCAGGTATTCTGAGCCGTAACGGTCCCATGGACCTGAACATCACCGTACAGGCAGGTCAGGTACTGGACATCGTGGTGGAGAACCAAGGTCGCATCAACTTCGGCAGATACATCAACGACTCAAAG GGCATCATCGCAAACGTAACCCTCGGAAACGACACGCTGCGTTCCTGGGACATCTACTCGCTAAGCATCGATGGCGCTCTCCCCACGATGTTCTCACAACCTTCCAATCCAGCTGTCAATATCAACGATGGCCTCCCAGCACTGTCTCCTG CACTGCAGCAAGACATTGAGGGCATTGACGGGGAGTTGACCAATCAGGAAAAGCGTAGCGCACAGCCGCAGCGATCACGTGCAGGCCAGATGGTACCGTCCTTCTACACGGGGAAGTTCTCCATCCAGGACACTCCTCAGGACACTTTCCTCAACATGAAGGGATGGACTAAG GGTCAAGCATTTGTCAACGGGTTTAACCTGGGCCGCTATTGGCCGGTAGAAGGACCGCAAATCACGCTGTACGTCCCGGCAAGCGTTCTGAAATCCGACAACAACATCACGCTGTTCGAGCTAGAAGCATCGCCGTGTGGTACGAGCCAATCAGACGTCGACTGTACCGTTGAGTTCCAAGATCGCCCAATCATCAATGCGACAGTGTCACGCCGCCGTGGTGAAAAACACGACAGCGCTACCATTGGCTCGGCCCCCTCTGAAATCGATGCGTTCACCGCTGTTGTATCGTTCGTATCTGGTGTTGTGTTCTCTGTAGCATATCCTATCAGTACAGTGCTCAACATTATATTTTCATAA